Below is a genomic region from Candidatus Neomarinimicrobiota bacterium.
TCATCCGGATCATTACCCTTTCTTTGCAGAGGCTGAACTCCTCAATGTTCCAATCTGTGTTCATATGGGAGCCGGAGACGGGCCACCCGCTGCCGGGACGGAGAGATTCGACAATCCTTTTTTCACTCATGCGATGACCCACCCCTTTGAGCAGATGATCGGCGTTCTCTGTCTGGTGGCCGGGGGGATCCTCGAGAAGTTTCCCCGTCTAAAGGTCGCTTTCATGGAGGCAGGGGCTGGATGGGTTCCGTACTGGATGGAGAGACTTGATGAGCATTATGAATACCTCCAGCCTACGGTTCCCTGGCTCATCAAACCCCCGAGCGAATATATGCGCGGCGATCAGGTCTATTACTCCTTTGAGCCGGACGAGCATACATTAGGTTTCACGCTTGATTTTGTGGGTGAGGAGCGCCTGGTTTTTGCCTCTGACTACAACCACATTGACAGCAAATTCCCCCACACCGTCGAAACAGTAACGAAGCGGGAAGAGATTTCCAAACATGCCATGGCTAAGATCATGGGAGAAAATGCGGCAAGACTTTATAGCCTCTAGAATGACGGGGGATGGAAAACAAGTCACAGAAGAGTATCAAGGTCACTTTGCTAGGCACAGGCGCTCCACCTCCGGTCATGAACCGGTTTGGACCGAGCACGTTAGTGGAAGCCGGGGGTGAAAAATTCATTTTCGATGCCGGGCGGGGTGCAATGCAGCGCCTGTTCCATCTCAAAATTCCGTTTGCGGACGTTACCGGGCTGTTTCTCACGCACCATCATTCAGACCACGTGGTGGGAATTCCGGACCTGTGGTTGACGGGTTGGATCGGCCGTCCCTGGGGGCAGCGAAAGGTTCCGCTACGCGTCTGGGGACCCGTGGGGACCAAGGAGATGATGTCGCATCTGGCGCAGGCATATCAGGTGGATATTCGAGTCCGGAGCGAAAATTATCCGCCGCAGGGAGTCTCCGTCCACGCTGAAGACATCACGGAAGGTGTAGTTTATGAGAAAGGCGGCTTGAAGGTCACAGCCTTTGAGGTGGATCATGGCTCGGAGATCCTACCGGCGTTCGGCTACCGCATCGACTACGCGGGGCGCTCTGCGGTTCTATCTGGTGACACGACCTTCAACGAAAATTTAATACGCTTTTCCCAGGGAGCGGATTTGTTGGTTCACGAAGTGGCGGCTACGACAGAAGATCTGCTTCGCACTACAGAGCAATTCAAGAGAATCACGAAAAACCACACGACCCCCGAACAGGCCGGGGAGGTCTTTACACGAGTCAGGCCCAAACTTGCCGTCTACACGCACATCCTATTGTTCGGTCCCTTCAAGGACAAAGATTTAATCCCAGCCACACGCAAAAGATATTCAGGCCCTCTGGAAGTAGGGGAGGATTTGATGAGGATCGACGTGGGTGAGAAGGTACGGACTAGCCGCTTCCCCGCGGATTAATCAGCGTTATTTTCACTCTGACAGCTTAGCCCCTAGCACAGAATGCACCGCACGTAAGTGCGAGCATGAAGGTTCTGGACTTCCCTTAAGCGCCGTGCCCCAAAACCGCGAACGTAAGTCCATAGCATGGGGGTTACCTTCTTGATCTCCAGCGCATTGATCCAGGCGCTAATTCCCAGGAATAAGGCAGTAAAACTCGAAAGAGCCTCTGTTTTATCTAAACCCGCTTATTCGCCTGAAACGTAGTTTACCCCCCTGTCATGGAGGAATCTGGAGAAACAGCTGGTTGGCCATCTGGCCTTAAGTAGCTTGATTATCAGGAGATCTTAGCTTGAACGTTGCATACGGCAAATAGTATAATGATATGTTATTATTATAATGTTATATTAATAGATAGCTTGGAGATACTTGAATAGATGACCGATATTCTTACATGGCTGATCTTTCTCTTGCTGTTTACGAACGGCATACTCTTGGTCATTCAGATCTGGCTGTCCGGCTCAGGTGCCGACAAAACTGAAAAGGTTGTGCGGGAGCAATTTAATGTCGGTCGCCAGGAATCCGCAAAACACACCCGGGAGCTTCGCGACCAAGTCTCATCTGTTGCTTCTATGGTCAAAATCGTTGGTGAGATGGGTTCCCAGCGGTCGTCTGAGCTCGAGTCAGTAACAAATCAACTCAAAGGCATGTCTGATAAGTATCAGTCTCACATAGACACCCTCCGTGAGACTGTCAATTCGCAACTGAAACAATTGCAGGAGGGCAACGAAACCAAACTTGAAGAAATGGTCAGATCCGTAGATGAAAAATTACACAGTACGCTGGAGATGAACCTCAGCGAATCCTTTGATCTGGTCTGTGATCGCCTAGAAGCAGTACAACGCGGAATCG
It encodes:
- a CDS encoding MBL fold metallo-hydrolase; translated protein: MENKSQKSIKVTLLGTGAPPPVMNRFGPSTLVEAGGEKFIFDAGRGAMQRLFHLKIPFADVTGLFLTHHHSDHVVGIPDLWLTGWIGRPWGQRKVPLRVWGPVGTKEMMSHLAQAYQVDIRVRSENYPPQGVSVHAEDITEGVVYEKGGLKVTAFEVDHGSEILPAFGYRIDYAGRSAVLSGDTTFNENLIRFSQGADLLVHEVAATTEDLLRTTEQFKRITKNHTTPEQAGEVFTRVRPKLAVYTHILLFGPFKDKDLIPATRKRYSGPLEVGEDLMRIDVGEKVRTSRFPAD
- a CDS encoding amidohydrolase family protein is translated as MRIIDADGHIQERNIPWADLLEEPYRSRAPKRVKDNRGVEFLMMEGKLCPKPQGKGCGFLGAPFSRTPQKTTGMIDPVQRLKDMDLEGIDTAVLFGSSGFLGLPFLEDKDFACAMARAYNNWLADYCKTDSRRLKGVALVPIQDPPEAVRELRRCIKELGFVAVATATRSSSDKNIDHPDHYPFFAEAELLNVPICVHMGAGDGPPAAGTERFDNPFFTHAMTHPFEQMIGVLCLVAGGILEKFPRLKVAFMEAGAGWVPYWMERLDEHYEYLQPTVPWLIKPPSEYMRGDQVYYSFEPDEHTLGFTLDFVGEERLVFASDYNHIDSKFPHTVETVTKREEISKHAMAKIMGENAARLYSL